One genomic region from Clarias gariepinus isolate MV-2021 ecotype Netherlands chromosome 22, CGAR_prim_01v2, whole genome shotgun sequence encodes:
- the nckap5l gene encoding nck-associated protein 5-like isoform X2 produces the protein MMSEETQNRELEEDLESEEGDLESYLEEESSSELLERVRELQAENSALSLANESQREAYERCLDEVANHVVQALLNQKDLREECIKLKMRVFDLERQNRTLCELLQEKLHNQSCVHQQTGSCLEHISELPHTDSNKQIETQRNAQSKGNGECAQTCFPETQSSTTSMDALSPFLKKKAHILEVLRKLEETDPLRYHRSPGISSLCEYSQALVSKDAVLACRDNSPRCNVTKTHCPHSCTDVCICINGAEHNSVKCGSCNTCLILSNKDSISLANSSRNCCTSNAITIDNLNLAPPEFHKNQDLQSHVSHVKNATGTSELLVIRKSADLSVLQLEKGLEPSNELLSGEAPDSYSNMAAPERDRNIVPDHAPANALALSEKETKDKNRISDVLLSSQLSKSGYTTSEQISHESTNDTSTLETDFKHLKTVSSQKLEKVTDSEEFLQKGNTEPVNSKLPTLGLKDSLPDTFSEVESIEPVHKGLLFSPNENHTASRVLDDICVPVKDSTAQDLQADGSKLVSPNQVCIREVKSSPSKLLKFLKIPTIGERAPVANPPRLSPQLSRSSKIPCRSNNYEVQHSPVTARKATTAERQKQPACSKSEPFSSTHSAPTSPPLSDDPPPVVPKELNCGIPKNSRGGKPIQNAPSQRTPQKIPHYENIPDVSNTSASDISQVLGEVSSALRYASSNTEKVKGKIGSLGLERPTSFKSQKDTSLGSDFSDQEESPDSPVWHKQANHRSLPSQSSSQKSQISGMRSRSQEKNELVKDQVQSAGSPIKKNDPPPIPKKTGVGRHSGESSHSFKERLAALGKLRNTEEPVCSLVTEKKEIPSRTSDKSKTAEYKTEESKLLKSTDSVEEKSYVSGHMDGAVSKLSDPGTKSIPISSTISKLESESSRTSPAKPESPKSKMPALSPNLEAAQALRSYAKSATPQSLSYSGKNLSSPHSSSPNRIPLKSPTKTVPPSLNRDAKPNLEVPRYLSKSEDRNQSRASKKKNSFGESLPPPPPRPAESVEEKRHSAPSPQSSIEQKVMKGIEENMLKLQEQDKSQVPEVKQKASSGIANWFGLRKSKLPALNRKPEASKGKDDKREWKLNISSGGKDSKVATKKPETESLNISMLMEKAEGLHKALEEERAYVNGVAMDRQGKGHSCEVVMDQAQGQMSLMYRGVPSDSFMQQLLNRVDGKDVGGIGAAHRRLSFDCKTRPVFSHHSKSAVCQTRSSDDMEKAASLMTKVDGVSDENLADSIHHEHFAGSGISTHTLDSGIGTFPLPDYSMNAGCKSIPKGKAQGETDPSFPQGRHGSGIKIPHKAWTLERELSSLEEDYIMGQEIDSTPLEGKLAPNQVANTGQEGADVCGRPVRSGSTKNWTFPNLKASTEPSDVYLGVEEALDSVNQKSSFRRA, from the exons ATGATGTCCGAGGAAACCCAAAACCGAGAGCTTGAGGAGGACCTGGAGTCAGAAGAGGGTGATCTGGAGTCCTATTTGGAGGAGGAGAGCAGCAGCGAGCTCCTAGAGCGTGTCCGGGAGCTTCAA gCTGAGAACTCGGCTCTTTCCCTCGCCAACGAGAGTCAAAGAGAAGCTTATGAAAGATGCCTGGATGAA gtaGCCAATCATGTCGTCCAGGCCTTACTCAACCAAAAG GATCTTCGGGAGGAGTGCATAAAGTTGAAAATGCGAGTGTTTGATTTGGAGAGGCAGAACAGAACACTGTGTGAACTCCTCCAGGAGAAACTGCACAATCAGTCATGTGTACATCAGCag ACTGGGTCCTGCTTGGAACACATTTCTGAACTACCGCACACTGATTCAAACAAACAGATTGAAACTCAGAGGAATGCACAGtccaag GGAAATGGAGAGTGTGCACAAACTTGCTTTCCTGAAACCCAAagctccaccacctccatggacGCCTTATCTCCTTTTCTGAAAAAGAAAGCACACATTTTGGAAGTCCTGCGTAAGCTAGAGGAGACGGATCCTTTACGCTACCATCGTTCCCCCGGCATCTCCTCCCTCTGTGAATACAGCCAAGCTCTGGTCTCTAAGGATGCTGTATTGGCTTGTAGAGACAACTCGCCCAGGTGCAATGTGACTAAAACACATTGTCCTCATTCTTGTACAGACGTTTGTATTTGTATCAATGGAGCAGAGCACAATAGTGTGAAGTGCGGAAGCTGCAACACATGCCTGATTCTTTCCAATAAGGACTCGATCAGCCTTGCCAACAGTAGCCGTAATTGCTGCACTTCAAATGCCATTACGATTGACAACCTCAACCTGGCTCCGCCCGAGTTTCATAAGAACCAGGACTTGCAAAGCCATGTGAGCCATGTGAAGAATGCTACGGGTACTAGTGAACTCTTAGTAATCAGGAAGTCTGCCGATTTGTCTGTACTTCAGCTGGAAAAAGGTCTTGAGCCATCAAATGAACTTTTATCAGGAGAAGCCCCTGACTCTTACTCTAACATGGCTGCACCTGAAAGAGACCGTAACATAGTCCCTGATCATGCACCAGCTAATGCCCTTGCACTGTCAGAGAAAGAGactaaagataaaaatagaATATCCGATGTTTTATTGAGCTCCCAATTATCAAAAAGTGGGTACACCACCAGTGAACAGATTAGTCATGAGAGTACAAATGACACAAGTACTCTGGAAACAGACTTTAAGCACTTAAAAACTGTTTCATCACAGAAGCTTGAAAAAGTCACAGATAGTGAAGAATTTCTGCAGAAAGGTAACACTGAGCCAGTCAATTCCAAGTTACCTACACTTGGTCTGAAGGACAGTCTGCCAGACACATTTAGTGAGGTAGAAAGTATCGAACCTGTGCATAAAGGGCTGCTGTTTTCTCCAAATGAGAACCACACAGCATCAAGAGTACTAGATGACATATGTGTCCCTGTGAAGGACAGCACAGCACAAGACCTTCAAGCTGATGGATCTAAACTTGTTAGCCCCAACCAGGTTTGTATTAGAGAAGTCAAGTCCTCCCCTTCAAAGTTGCTCAAGTTTCTCAAGATCCCCACCATTGGGGAGCGCGCTCCAGTAGCCAATCCTCCCCGGCTAAGCCCTCAACTATCACGCAGCTCAAAAATCCCTTGTCGCAGTAACAACTACGAGGTGCAACATTCACCTGTTACTGCTCGCAAAGCAACCACAGCAGAAAGGCAAAAACAGCCAGCCTGTTCCAAATCTGAGCCCTTTTCATCCACACATTCTGCTCCAACCTCTCCACCCCTGTCTGATGATCCACCTCCAGTGGTGCCAAAAGAACTTAACTGTGGCATACCTAAAAACAGTCGAGGAGGAAAACCTATACAAAATGCCCCCTCACAAAGGACACCGCAGAAAATACCACACTATGAAAATATTCCTGATGTCTCTAATACTAGTGCTTCAGACATATCCCAGGTTCTTGGAGAGGTGAGCTCTGCTCTTCGGTATGCAAGCTCTAACACAGAAAAAGTTAAAGGAAAGATAGGAAGCCTAGGTTTAGAAAGGCCCACAAGTTTTAAATCTCAAAAGGACACTTCACTCGGCTCTGACTTCTCAGACCAAGAAGAGAGCCCAGACAGCCCGGTATGGCATAAGCAAGCCAACCATCGCAGTTTGCCTAGTCAGTCTTCTTCACAGAAGTCACAGATAAGTGGTATGAGGTCCAGAAGCCAAGAAAAAAATGAGTTGGTTAAAGACCAAGTACAAAGTGCAGGCTCACCCATTAAAAAGAATGATCCACCACCCATTCCCAAGAAGACAGGCGTGGGCAGACACTCAGGTGAATCCAGCCATTCCTTTAAAGAAAGACTAGCTGCACTTGGCAAGCTAAGGAACACAGAAGAACCAGTTTGCTCACTGGTGactgagaaaaaagaaattcctTCACGAACCAGCGACAAAAGCAAAACTGCTGAATATAAAACTGAAGAaagtaaacttttaaaaagtacagattctGTTGAAGAAAAATCATACGTTTCAGGTCATATGGATGGGGCTGTCTCAAAGCTTTCTGACCCAGGCACCAAATCAATACCCATAAGCTCTACAATCTCTAAGCTGGAAAGTGAATCATCTAGAACATCCCCTGCGAAACCAGAAAGCCCTAAATCCAAAATGCCTGCACTATCTCCCAACTTAGAAGCTGCACAAGCTTTGCGTAGTTATGCTAAAAGTGCAACACCACAAAGTCTTTCATACAGCGGGAAAAACCTTTCCAGTCCCCACAGTAGCAGCCCTAACAGGATACCTCTAAAATCTCCCACTAAAACTGTACCACCATCTTTGAATCGAGATGCGAAACCAAACCTGGAGGTTCCACGATATTTGTCAAAATCTGAAGACAGAAACCAATCCCGCGCCAGTAAGAAGAAAAATTCATTTGGAGAGAGccttcctcctccacctccaagGCCTGCGGAGTCGGTCGAAGAGAAGAGACACTCGGCACCAAGCCCTCAGTCCTCGATTGAGCAAAAGGTCATGAAGGGCATTGAGGAAAACATGCTGAAGCTTCAAGAACAGGACAAGAGTCAAGTGCCTGAAGTGAAACAGAAGGCTTCCAGTGGTATTGCCAACTGGTTTGGCTTGCGTAAAAGTAAGCTGCCAGCTCTTAATCGGAAACCTGAGGCTTCAAAAGGCAAAGATGATAAGAGAGAATGGAAACTCAATATATCCTCAGGGGGAAAGGATTCTAAAGTGGCTACTAAAAAGCCAGAGACTGAGAGCTTGAACATATCCATGTTAATGGAAAAAGCGGAGGGGCTACACAAAGCCCTGGAAGAGGAGCGTGCTTATGTGAATGGTGTTGCTATGGACCGACAAGGAAAGGGGCATTCCTGTGAGGTGGTGATGGACCAAGCTCAGGGGCAGATGTCTTTAATGTACAGGGGTGTGCCATCAGACAGCTTCATGCAGCAGCTGCTTAACCG ggtgGATGGAAAAGATGTTGGAGGTATCGGTGCGGCTCATCGACGCTTATCATTTGATTGTAAAACCAGGCCTGTTTTTAGCCATCACAGCAAAAGTGCCGTTTGTCAGACCAGAAGTAGTGATGACATGGAAAAG GCTGCGTCTTTAATGACCAAAGTGGACGGTGTCTCAGATGAGAACCTGGCTGACTCAATTCACCACGAGCACTTTGCAG GCTCTGGAATTTCcacacacaccctggacagtggtATTGGCACATTTCCTCTTCCTGACTACAGTATGAACGCTGGATGTAAAAGTATCCCCAAAGGGAAGGCCCAAGGGGAGACCGATCCTTCCTTTCCTCAGGGAAGACATGGCTCAGGGATTAAAATACCCCACAAGGCCTGGACTCTGGAAAGAGAGCTGTCATCTTTAGAGGAAGATTACATCATGGGACAGGAAATCGATAGCACCCCACTGGAGGGCAAGCTTGCACCCAATCAAGTTGCCAACACGGGTCAAGAAG GTGCTGATGTCTGTGGCAGACCTGTAAGATCTGGTTCCACAAAGAACTGGACATTCCCCAACCTCAAAGCATCAACAGAGCCGTCCGATGTTTATCTTGGAGTGGAGGAGGCCTTAGATTCAGTGAACCAGAAGAGCTCATTTAGGAGG GCGTGA
- the nckap5l gene encoding nck-associated protein 5-like isoform X1, whose amino-acid sequence MMSEETQNRELEEDLESEEGDLESYLEEESSSELLERVRELQAENSALSLANESQREAYERCLDEVANHVVQALLNQKDLREECIKLKMRVFDLERQNRTLCELLQEKLHNQSCVHQQTGSCLEHISELPHTDSNKQIETQRNAQSKGNGECAQTCFPETQSSTTSMDALSPFLKKKAHILEVLRKLEETDPLRYHRSPGISSLCEYSQALVSKDAVLACRDNSPRCNVTKTHCPHSCTDVCICINGAEHNSVKCGSCNTCLILSNKDSISLANSSRNCCTSNAITIDNLNLAPPEFHKNQDLQSHVSHVKNATGTSELLVIRKSADLSVLQLEKGLEPSNELLSGEAPDSYSNMAAPERDRNIVPDHAPANALALSEKETKDKNRISDVLLSSQLSKSGYTTSEQISHESTNDTSTLETDFKHLKTVSSQKLEKVTDSEEFLQKGNTEPVNSKLPTLGLKDSLPDTFSEVESIEPVHKGLLFSPNENHTASRVLDDICVPVKDSTAQDLQADGSKLVSPNQVCIREVKSSPSKLLKFLKIPTIGERAPVANPPRLSPQLSRSSKIPCRSNNYEVQHSPVTARKATTAERQKQPACSKSEPFSSTHSAPTSPPLSDDPPPVVPKELNCGIPKNSRGGKPIQNAPSQRTPQKIPHYENIPDVSNTSASDISQVLGEVSSALRYASSNTEKVKGKIGSLGLERPTSFKSQKDTSLGSDFSDQEESPDSPVWHKQANHRSLPSQSSSQKSQISGMRSRSQEKNELVKDQVQSAGSPIKKNDPPPIPKKTGVGRHSGESSHSFKERLAALGKLRNTEEPVCSLVTEKKEIPSRTSDKSKTAEYKTEESKLLKSTDSVEEKSYVSGHMDGAVSKLSDPGTKSIPISSTISKLESESSRTSPAKPESPKSKMPALSPNLEAAQALRSYAKSATPQSLSYSGKNLSSPHSSSPNRIPLKSPTKTVPPSLNRDAKPNLEVPRYLSKSEDRNQSRASKKKNSFGESLPPPPPRPAESVEEKRHSAPSPQSSIEQKVMKGIEENMLKLQEQDKSQVPEVKQKASSGIANWFGLRKSKLPALNRKPEASKGKDDKREWKLNISSGGKDSKVATKKPETESLNISMLMEKAEGLHKALEEERAYVNGVAMDRQGKGHSCEVVMDQAQGQMSLMYRGVPSDSFMQQLLNRVDGKDVGGIGAAHRRLSFDCKTRPVFSHHSKSAVCQTRSSDDMEKAASLMTKVDGVSDENLADSIHHEHFAGSGISTHTLDSGIGTFPLPDYSMNAGCKSIPKGKAQGETDPSFPQGRHGSGIKIPHKAWTLERELSSLEEDYIMGQEIDSTPLEGKLAPNQVANTGQEGADVCGRPVRSGSTKNWTFPNLKASTEPSDVYLGVEEALDSVNQKSSFRRRSKTTDAPFRRDCEPRSLPQPTQVRRGKARAPVNPDLGRDSGLELVRERPDDTLSPGHPQVLETPESLSDSLYDSLSSCGSQG is encoded by the exons ATGATGTCCGAGGAAACCCAAAACCGAGAGCTTGAGGAGGACCTGGAGTCAGAAGAGGGTGATCTGGAGTCCTATTTGGAGGAGGAGAGCAGCAGCGAGCTCCTAGAGCGTGTCCGGGAGCTTCAA gCTGAGAACTCGGCTCTTTCCCTCGCCAACGAGAGTCAAAGAGAAGCTTATGAAAGATGCCTGGATGAA gtaGCCAATCATGTCGTCCAGGCCTTACTCAACCAAAAG GATCTTCGGGAGGAGTGCATAAAGTTGAAAATGCGAGTGTTTGATTTGGAGAGGCAGAACAGAACACTGTGTGAACTCCTCCAGGAGAAACTGCACAATCAGTCATGTGTACATCAGCag ACTGGGTCCTGCTTGGAACACATTTCTGAACTACCGCACACTGATTCAAACAAACAGATTGAAACTCAGAGGAATGCACAGtccaag GGAAATGGAGAGTGTGCACAAACTTGCTTTCCTGAAACCCAAagctccaccacctccatggacGCCTTATCTCCTTTTCTGAAAAAGAAAGCACACATTTTGGAAGTCCTGCGTAAGCTAGAGGAGACGGATCCTTTACGCTACCATCGTTCCCCCGGCATCTCCTCCCTCTGTGAATACAGCCAAGCTCTGGTCTCTAAGGATGCTGTATTGGCTTGTAGAGACAACTCGCCCAGGTGCAATGTGACTAAAACACATTGTCCTCATTCTTGTACAGACGTTTGTATTTGTATCAATGGAGCAGAGCACAATAGTGTGAAGTGCGGAAGCTGCAACACATGCCTGATTCTTTCCAATAAGGACTCGATCAGCCTTGCCAACAGTAGCCGTAATTGCTGCACTTCAAATGCCATTACGATTGACAACCTCAACCTGGCTCCGCCCGAGTTTCATAAGAACCAGGACTTGCAAAGCCATGTGAGCCATGTGAAGAATGCTACGGGTACTAGTGAACTCTTAGTAATCAGGAAGTCTGCCGATTTGTCTGTACTTCAGCTGGAAAAAGGTCTTGAGCCATCAAATGAACTTTTATCAGGAGAAGCCCCTGACTCTTACTCTAACATGGCTGCACCTGAAAGAGACCGTAACATAGTCCCTGATCATGCACCAGCTAATGCCCTTGCACTGTCAGAGAAAGAGactaaagataaaaatagaATATCCGATGTTTTATTGAGCTCCCAATTATCAAAAAGTGGGTACACCACCAGTGAACAGATTAGTCATGAGAGTACAAATGACACAAGTACTCTGGAAACAGACTTTAAGCACTTAAAAACTGTTTCATCACAGAAGCTTGAAAAAGTCACAGATAGTGAAGAATTTCTGCAGAAAGGTAACACTGAGCCAGTCAATTCCAAGTTACCTACACTTGGTCTGAAGGACAGTCTGCCAGACACATTTAGTGAGGTAGAAAGTATCGAACCTGTGCATAAAGGGCTGCTGTTTTCTCCAAATGAGAACCACACAGCATCAAGAGTACTAGATGACATATGTGTCCCTGTGAAGGACAGCACAGCACAAGACCTTCAAGCTGATGGATCTAAACTTGTTAGCCCCAACCAGGTTTGTATTAGAGAAGTCAAGTCCTCCCCTTCAAAGTTGCTCAAGTTTCTCAAGATCCCCACCATTGGGGAGCGCGCTCCAGTAGCCAATCCTCCCCGGCTAAGCCCTCAACTATCACGCAGCTCAAAAATCCCTTGTCGCAGTAACAACTACGAGGTGCAACATTCACCTGTTACTGCTCGCAAAGCAACCACAGCAGAAAGGCAAAAACAGCCAGCCTGTTCCAAATCTGAGCCCTTTTCATCCACACATTCTGCTCCAACCTCTCCACCCCTGTCTGATGATCCACCTCCAGTGGTGCCAAAAGAACTTAACTGTGGCATACCTAAAAACAGTCGAGGAGGAAAACCTATACAAAATGCCCCCTCACAAAGGACACCGCAGAAAATACCACACTATGAAAATATTCCTGATGTCTCTAATACTAGTGCTTCAGACATATCCCAGGTTCTTGGAGAGGTGAGCTCTGCTCTTCGGTATGCAAGCTCTAACACAGAAAAAGTTAAAGGAAAGATAGGAAGCCTAGGTTTAGAAAGGCCCACAAGTTTTAAATCTCAAAAGGACACTTCACTCGGCTCTGACTTCTCAGACCAAGAAGAGAGCCCAGACAGCCCGGTATGGCATAAGCAAGCCAACCATCGCAGTTTGCCTAGTCAGTCTTCTTCACAGAAGTCACAGATAAGTGGTATGAGGTCCAGAAGCCAAGAAAAAAATGAGTTGGTTAAAGACCAAGTACAAAGTGCAGGCTCACCCATTAAAAAGAATGATCCACCACCCATTCCCAAGAAGACAGGCGTGGGCAGACACTCAGGTGAATCCAGCCATTCCTTTAAAGAAAGACTAGCTGCACTTGGCAAGCTAAGGAACACAGAAGAACCAGTTTGCTCACTGGTGactgagaaaaaagaaattcctTCACGAACCAGCGACAAAAGCAAAACTGCTGAATATAAAACTGAAGAaagtaaacttttaaaaagtacagattctGTTGAAGAAAAATCATACGTTTCAGGTCATATGGATGGGGCTGTCTCAAAGCTTTCTGACCCAGGCACCAAATCAATACCCATAAGCTCTACAATCTCTAAGCTGGAAAGTGAATCATCTAGAACATCCCCTGCGAAACCAGAAAGCCCTAAATCCAAAATGCCTGCACTATCTCCCAACTTAGAAGCTGCACAAGCTTTGCGTAGTTATGCTAAAAGTGCAACACCACAAAGTCTTTCATACAGCGGGAAAAACCTTTCCAGTCCCCACAGTAGCAGCCCTAACAGGATACCTCTAAAATCTCCCACTAAAACTGTACCACCATCTTTGAATCGAGATGCGAAACCAAACCTGGAGGTTCCACGATATTTGTCAAAATCTGAAGACAGAAACCAATCCCGCGCCAGTAAGAAGAAAAATTCATTTGGAGAGAGccttcctcctccacctccaagGCCTGCGGAGTCGGTCGAAGAGAAGAGACACTCGGCACCAAGCCCTCAGTCCTCGATTGAGCAAAAGGTCATGAAGGGCATTGAGGAAAACATGCTGAAGCTTCAAGAACAGGACAAGAGTCAAGTGCCTGAAGTGAAACAGAAGGCTTCCAGTGGTATTGCCAACTGGTTTGGCTTGCGTAAAAGTAAGCTGCCAGCTCTTAATCGGAAACCTGAGGCTTCAAAAGGCAAAGATGATAAGAGAGAATGGAAACTCAATATATCCTCAGGGGGAAAGGATTCTAAAGTGGCTACTAAAAAGCCAGAGACTGAGAGCTTGAACATATCCATGTTAATGGAAAAAGCGGAGGGGCTACACAAAGCCCTGGAAGAGGAGCGTGCTTATGTGAATGGTGTTGCTATGGACCGACAAGGAAAGGGGCATTCCTGTGAGGTGGTGATGGACCAAGCTCAGGGGCAGATGTCTTTAATGTACAGGGGTGTGCCATCAGACAGCTTCATGCAGCAGCTGCTTAACCG ggtgGATGGAAAAGATGTTGGAGGTATCGGTGCGGCTCATCGACGCTTATCATTTGATTGTAAAACCAGGCCTGTTTTTAGCCATCACAGCAAAAGTGCCGTTTGTCAGACCAGAAGTAGTGATGACATGGAAAAG GCTGCGTCTTTAATGACCAAAGTGGACGGTGTCTCAGATGAGAACCTGGCTGACTCAATTCACCACGAGCACTTTGCAG GCTCTGGAATTTCcacacacaccctggacagtggtATTGGCACATTTCCTCTTCCTGACTACAGTATGAACGCTGGATGTAAAAGTATCCCCAAAGGGAAGGCCCAAGGGGAGACCGATCCTTCCTTTCCTCAGGGAAGACATGGCTCAGGGATTAAAATACCCCACAAGGCCTGGACTCTGGAAAGAGAGCTGTCATCTTTAGAGGAAGATTACATCATGGGACAGGAAATCGATAGCACCCCACTGGAGGGCAAGCTTGCACCCAATCAAGTTGCCAACACGGGTCAAGAAG GTGCTGATGTCTGTGGCAGACCTGTAAGATCTGGTTCCACAAAGAACTGGACATTCCCCAACCTCAAAGCATCAACAGAGCCGTCCGATGTTTATCTTGGAGTGGAGGAGGCCTTAGATTCAGTGAACCAGAAGAGCTCATTTAGGAGG CGCTCAAAGACTACCGATGCCCCATTCAGGCGTGACTGCGAACCCAGAAGCCTCCCACAGCCGACTCAGGTGCGCCGAGGCAAGGCACGTGCTCCTGTCAACCCAGACCTTGGAAGAGATTCTGGGTTAGAACTGGTGAGAGAGAGGCCCGACGACACACTTTCCCCTGGCCACCCCCAGGTCCTAGAGACCCCCGAGTCCCTTAGCGACTCTCTCTATGATAGCCTGTCCTCCTGCGGAAGCCAAGGCTGA